In a single window of the Pseudodesulfovibrio profundus genome:
- a CDS encoding arylesterase: MKTPLHIACFGDSLTEGYGLAPDAALPSVLQAMLQAEGIGATCLNFGISGETAEDGLHRIQDVISANPDAVIVAFGANDCFVGDSPQAVKANLSTIIEQFKRREIAVLLVGISALTNDDENYRLAFNQIFEELANHYSIPLMPDILASYFHSSSLKLMDEMHPNEQGVERIAQDMFPHVVRLISQINS; the protein is encoded by the coding sequence GTGAAGACACCGCTTCACATAGCCTGTTTTGGAGACAGCCTGACCGAAGGGTATGGCCTTGCACCAGATGCAGCCCTACCCTCGGTTCTTCAGGCAATGTTGCAAGCGGAAGGAATTGGCGCGACCTGTCTCAATTTCGGCATTTCCGGGGAGACCGCTGAAGACGGTCTCCATAGAATACAGGATGTCATCAGCGCCAACCCCGATGCTGTCATTGTTGCATTTGGAGCGAACGACTGTTTTGTCGGGGATTCGCCCCAAGCCGTGAAAGCCAACCTTTCTACGATAATTGAACAGTTTAAACGCCGCGAAATTGCAGTACTTCTTGTTGGCATCTCCGCACTGACAAATGACGATGAGAACTATCGCCTGGCTTTTAATCAAATTTTCGAAGAACTGGCCAACCACTACTCCATTCCGCTTATGCCGGATATCCTAGCCAGCTATTTCCATTCCTCTTCTCTCAAGCTCATGGATGAAATGCACCCCAACGAGCAAGGCGTCGAAAGAATCGCACAAGACATGTTCCCTCATGTTGTACGGCTCATCTCGCAAATCAATTCATAA
- the rdgC gene encoding recombination-associated protein RdgC produces MSILSASLGLTRYRIIEDVPKELLSEVPEKLQKFCFVDIDATADERSFGWTNIDDMLDMNWTQSPPEKAEYFTFSLRLDTRRIPPAVLKKHNTIALNKELAHNKEQGKNFVSRDRKKEIKEQVTLRLRARTFPIPASFDIIWNPSANRIYLTTTNSKVRALFEDYFALTFELHLEPLTPFFQAMEVMGEDAAPKLENLEPTIFV; encoded by the coding sequence TTGAGTATACTATCCGCCAGTCTTGGCCTTACACGCTACAGAATTATTGAAGATGTCCCCAAGGAACTCTTAAGTGAAGTTCCGGAAAAATTACAAAAATTCTGTTTTGTGGATATTGATGCGACCGCTGACGAGCGCTCTTTTGGATGGACCAACATTGATGATATGCTGGACATGAACTGGACCCAGTCTCCACCCGAAAAAGCTGAATACTTCACTTTCAGTCTGCGACTGGACACTCGTAGGATTCCGCCTGCCGTGCTGAAAAAGCACAACACCATCGCATTGAACAAGGAGCTCGCCCACAACAAGGAACAGGGTAAAAACTTTGTCTCCCGTGATCGCAAAAAAGAGATCAAGGAGCAGGTCACCCTGAGACTTCGCGCGCGAACTTTCCCCATTCCAGCTTCGTTTGATATCATTTGGAACCCATCAGCCAACAGAATATATCTCACAACTACGAACTCCAAAGTTCGGGCACTTTTTGAAGACTATTTTGCACTGACATTCGAGCTACACCTGGAACCACTGACGCCCTTCTTTCAGGCCATGGAAGTCATGGGTGAAGATGCGGCCCCCAAACTCGAAAACCTCGAACCGACAATTTTCGTGTAA
- a CDS encoding PilZ domain-containing protein, whose translation MTVSDFITDFFCGIDHNGKSGDNQDAEEKACFLINSKYSSEQKAVCVNSQPEHSPEASFSVSIGDHTRKSVKRSAPRKVIPGLQIHLKRLNKRFPATDISASGVGFAFSTPRVKRGVDIIVDLYFGNALHAADLTCKVVRHENNVVGCRFITSGQPHDNSLQEILNMGQA comes from the coding sequence ATGACTGTTTCCGATTTCATAACCGACTTTTTTTGTGGCATAGACCACAATGGAAAATCTGGCGATAATCAGGATGCAGAAGAGAAAGCCTGTTTCCTCATCAATTCCAAGTACTCCTCCGAGCAGAAGGCTGTTTGCGTAAACAGCCAGCCTGAACACTCACCAGAAGCCAGCTTCAGTGTCTCTATTGGAGATCACACAAGAAAGTCAGTCAAAAGAAGTGCTCCCAGAAAGGTCATTCCAGGTCTACAGATTCATCTCAAACGGTTGAATAAACGATTCCCCGCAACGGACATCAGCGCAAGTGGTGTCGGCTTCGCTTTCAGTACACCTCGAGTGAAGCGCGGCGTGGATATAATTGTCGACCTTTATTTCGGCAATGCGCTACATGCAGCCGACCTCACGTGCAAAGTGGTCAGACACGAAAACAACGTGGTCGGATGCAGATTCATTACCAGTGGACAGCCGCATGACAACTCACTTCAGGAAATTCTCAACATGGGACAGGCGTAA